The Anabaena sp. PCC 7108 region CCCTGAAAATTCAACTTTTAGTAAAAATGATTTATTTCAAAATAGTATTCCTATATTTGAAGAACTAGATAAAGAAATTCCTAAAAGAATCAAGTATGTTTTAAGAGCTTATGTTGAACAACAAGCATTAGCTAATTGTCAATTTATCCAAGAAATCAAAACAGATACATATCAAACAGGAAAAGCTAAACTTCCTAATACTTATTTGATAGGTTATTTTTTAGCTAAACTGTGGGAACGAGATTTTAATCAGGAAACTTCTGTATTAACTGATGATATTTTTGCTCAAAGGATGGGAATTTTACCAGTTTTAGGTATTCAATCTGAAACTTTACAACAACATCTGAATAGAATGGAATCTTTAGGAATTATTGAACAAAGACGCACCGTTTTACCTTATCAAATTATTCGTCGTTGGGATGATGCTTTAACTTTATTGGAAAAAGCTTATGTCAACAATAAATAATCTATCTCTTCAAGATGCAAAACCAACAGATAAACCTCATTTACTATTGTG contains the following coding sequences:
- a CDS encoding DUF4007 family protein; protein product: MAKMQLHFNGNFSLKKEEIKRILDAASEKEGLKDTLPNLMTKTGLGNAKVGKIKSWAIRAGLVKDNYLSPEGKIVLKHDPYLKSIITDWLMHFYLSFGTQGLNKIPENPAEWGGWTYFIYTFLPENSTFSKNDLFQNSIPIFEELDKEIPKRIKYVLRAYVEQQALANCQFIQEIKTDTYQTGKAKLPNTYLIGYFLAKLWERDFNQETSVLTDDIFAQRMGILPVLGIQSETLQQHLNRMESLGIIEQRRTVLPYQIIRRWDDALTLLEKAYVNNK